The genomic segment ACTTATTTGCATCTCGCACCAGAGCCTGAATTGACTCGTGAATTGATCGATAAAAAAGTGATTGCAATCGCTTACGAAACCATCCAGCTCGACAATGGAGCTCTGCCTCTGCTGATGCCGATGTCTGAAGTAGCAGGCCGCATGTCCGTTCAAATCGGCGCACAATTCTTGGAAAAGCAATACGGTGGAAAAGGCGTTCTACTCGGTGGCGTACCAGGCGTACCAAAAGGCGAGGTAGTCGTAATCGGCGGCGGGATCGTAGGAACAAACGCAGCGAAAATGGCGCTTGGACTGGGTGCAAATGTAGCGATTATCGATGTAAACGCAGACCGTCTGCGCCAACTGGATGACTTGTTCCAAGGCCGCGTTCAAACGCTGATGTCCAATTCCTTCAACATCGCAAACGCTGTGAAAAAAGCAGATTTGCTGGTAGGCGCTGTACTCATTCCAGGTGCTCGTGCTCCACGTCTGGTAACAGAAGACATGGTAAAAGAGATGTCACCTGGTTCTGTGATCGTAGACGTAGCGATTGACCAAGGCGGATCGATTGAAACCGTTGACCGCATCACGACGCATGACAAGCCAACCTATGAGAAGCACGGTGTGATTCACTACGCTGTAGCCAACATGCCTGGTGCAGTCGCTCGTACATCTACATTGGCCCTGACCAACGTAACCGTTCCTTACGCGGTACAATTGGCGAACAAAGGCTACGCACAAGCGATTCGTGACAACAAAGCATTGGCAAAAGGCGTAAACGTCATCGACGGCAAAGTAGCTTACAAGGCTGTAGCTGATGCTCATAACTTGCCGTATGCTTCTATCGAAGGAGTTTTGCTGGTGAAAAACTAGGTTGATCTTATAAGCATAGAGAAGAAACTGCTTGCCCGAGCTTGAGGCAAGCAGTTTTTTCATTTTATTCGGGCTTAAGCGGGTCAGGGTATTTGAGTGCATCCATCTTCATTTTTCCGGAATCACTCAAGTACATATTTACTTGGATTTGGATAAGCGAATCCGGTGTGAGCTTATTGCGCTTGCGCATTTCGTATTTTCGCCATGCCTGGTAGTCTTTTTTAAACAGACTTTCCTCCAAGCTATACAGATCAGCTCCTGCTTTGACTCCTTTTAGAAACGTCCCGCGAATTTGCTCGGCTACCTGCTCTTCGGAGTTTTTTCGAATGAAAGCAGGCGTAACCGTACTCATCAGTTCACGAATAAATCCCTTGAGATGGACATTTACCTGAAAACGAGGATGCTCTTCTGTGGTAATCGGAACGATATCCAATTGAACGTGCTCGATGCGCATCGTCGCTTTGGGGGTTTTGTTCTGTCTGATAATGAGTCCAGCAAATCTCGTGTCTGGATTCATCCACCGAAGCCCCATTAAATCCCTACTTGGGAAGTAACCCTTCCAATGCCCCCGATGGATGGCGTGGACTCCATCAATGGAGAGACGAGAAATAAATTGGTTATGTTCTTTCCAGGAACGCTGGTTAAGCGTGAGATTTGGCAATAATAAGGTGTTCGACGGCTCCCAAAAAATCGAGATAAATCGATAAAATTGCAGCGGCTCAATAAAAGAACGCTGCTGGTAAACATCCCATGGCTGATGCAGGAGAGAGGTCAACGGTGAAAACCCGACTAAAGAGTGGGTACTTAACACTTTGTCAATCGGCTCCCGTGTCGCAAACACCCATTTTGTATAACGAATCAGACCGTATCGGTTCATAATATCGTGGGTGGTGATAACGCCCTTTTCCAAGAGGCGTTCATGAAAGATGAGTGACGATACAAAGCCGAGAAATATAGGTATCTGTGAATTTTTTTGCAGGTTGTCGAATGCAGACTGAAGTGTTTCCCCTTTTCCGATCGAAATGGTCGCAGGTGGCGACTGAATCGTAGTGGATGACTCCTGCTTTGCGACCGTAGACAGATCAGTGGACTGTGCGTATAAAACATACTGATTGTTGACGAAATCAATGCCTATCGCAGATAAATAGCGAAGGTCCTGAATCGATTTCTGGTCCCAGCAGCCGCCAAGAAGAGTTGATGCCAACAGCAGCAAAGCAATAGAAATGCGCATACCCTTCATTTGTTATCGCCACCCTTAGCCAATCTCGTCCGAAGAAAACTGGTCATAGACTTGAACATGACAATGAACAGTGTGGACACAGAGTTGGAAGAACCCATTAAAATATATGATCTGCCAAATGAGGTCAGGGTGGACAAATAGTACACAATGGCAATCATTGCGAGGACAAAGCCGTACATGCCGATGGTCGCAGAAAGGAAAAAAACGGCAAAACGAGCCACGGTAACGGCTCCGCTTAATGCCTGATTGACCAGTGTGAAGGAGGCGACGACGGTAAGGGAGCCGATAAACAGCATCGAGGGCGATGTCAGCCCAGCACGAATGGAAGCATCGCCGATAATCAGTGCGCCGACCAGTGCCAGTGTTTGCCCGACGTTTTTGGGCAGACGGGCACCTGCCTCGCGAAGAAACTCAAAAATAAACAGGATGATAAATAGCTCCATCGGCGCGGAAAACGGCAGCCCTTTTCTGCCTTGTGTAACGGTAGCGAGTAATTGAAAAGGAAATTGCTCTACATTATAGGCGGTCAGCGCAATCCAGAAGCCAGGCAGAAAGATCGCGATCCAAAATCCCCCCAGGCGCAGCATGCGTTCCAGCCATACATAGGTAACAGGATATTGATCGTCTTCAGGAGATTTGATCAGTTCCAGCAAGGTTACAGGTGCCACGATGCCCAAGGGCGAACCGTCTACCAACACGATGACCTTGCCTTGCAGCAGCATGTAAATCGCAAAATCAGGACGTCCCGTATAATCAACCAATGGAAACAGCGAACGAGTGTTGTCGCTCAGCATTTTTTCCAGAATGGCGCTGTTCACAATTTTTTTTGATGCACATTTGTGTAGCCTCTCGCGCATCATCTCTACCAGATCTACAGATACCCCGTCTGTTATATACAGCATTCCGACTCTTGTTCGCGAGCGCGTTCCGAGAATAAAAGGCTCATAGGCCAGGGTAATCGTTCGCATACGCTTGCGAATGAGAGCTACGTTCGTGGAAAGATCCTCGACGAAGCCGTCCCGGGGACCTTTGATCGAAATCTCTGTATTGGCTTCTTCCGTGCTGCGTTCTGGCCGATTGGCGATGTCCCAGGCAAACGGAGGAGTGTCACCAATGAAAATCAGCAAATCTCCAGCAAAAAGTCGCTCAATCCACAGCTCTGGATTCGTGAAGAGAGGGGTGAGGGGCAGGGAGCGCAAATCACCCTCAGCCAGGAAACGCTCAAGCTGTGGCAATGCCGTATCTTGTAAGTGACGAACGTCTGCAAGTCCTTCGCAATAAAGCATCAACACAGGCTGGTCTTCAGATGTGACCGTACGCATAAAAACGACGTCCGCACAATGCGCGAATTTTGCTCGCAGTTCCTCTTCAAGGGTCATGGCCAATTCCCTCCTGTTTGGATGGTTTGCGCAGGGAAATCAGGATGAGTGCGAGTGAGACAATGATCATAATGACGAAGTAAAGCGGATAGTATACGTGCGTCAGGAAGGAAACGAACTGCATGTCACTATACGGGAGGCTGGTAAAGGCGATCATGCTCCCCCCGAGAAACAGGATCGTGTATTTGCGTTGTTTTCTGGTACGGATCGTGAGTAATTCTCCCAGGAGCAGCAAGCAGATGGTAATTCGAATAAAAGCGCCAGAGAGCCACTGGAAAATCGAGAAGAACTCCATATTTTCGATGTCTTTTCCGATGGTAAGGAGCCGCCATTGTTCAAATGCAGGAAAACGTTGACGCGCAGACTCGACAGGTCCGAATTCTGCAATCGCCCCCGTCAACGGACTGAGTGTCAACAGAAGCGTAATGCCGAGCATAACGAAATAGTGTACGAGGCGGAGTGGCTTGCGTACGTGATGCTGTAGCAATAGCAGCAGAAACAGCTCGGTAATACCGCCGCCAACGTAGAGCATCCCAAGCAGCAGAGGACGAATACCGTTCTGGAAAAGCGGCAGTAAAAGACTATAATCCTTTTTGGGAATATTGCCAAAAGCGACGAAAAATCCGAGCAGCACGACGATAGGCAGAAGGATTCCTGCT from the Brevibacillus brevis genome contains:
- the ald gene encoding alanine dehydrogenase, with protein sequence MIVGIPKEIKNNENRVAITPAGVAALVQNGHSVRVETSAGQGSGFTNEDYKAVGAEIVETAAEAWASDMVMKVKEPLPAEYGYFREGLILFTYLHLAPEPELTRELIDKKVIAIAYETIQLDNGALPLLMPMSEVAGRMSVQIGAQFLEKQYGGKGVLLGGVPGVPKGEVVVIGGGIVGTNAAKMALGLGANVAIIDVNADRLRQLDDLFQGRVQTLMSNSFNIANAVKKADLLVGAVLIPGARAPRLVTEDMVKEMSPGSVIVDVAIDQGGSIETVDRITTHDKPTYEKHGVIHYAVANMPGAVARTSTLALTNVTVPYAVQLANKGYAQAIRDNKALAKGVNVIDGKVAYKAVADAHNLPYASIEGVLLVKN
- a CDS encoding Ger(x)C family spore germination protein, whose product is MKGMRISIALLLLASTLLGGCWDQKSIQDLRYLSAIGIDFVNNQYVLYAQSTDLSTVAKQESSTTIQSPPATISIGKGETLQSAFDNLQKNSQIPIFLGFVSSLIFHERLLEKGVITTHDIMNRYGLIRYTKWVFATREPIDKVLSTHSLVGFSPLTSLLHQPWDVYQQRSFIEPLQFYRFISIFWEPSNTLLLPNLTLNQRSWKEHNQFISRLSIDGVHAIHRGHWKGYFPSRDLMGLRWMNPDTRFAGLIIRQNKTPKATMRIEHVQLDIVPITTEEHPRFQVNVHLKGFIRELMSTVTPAFIRKNSEEQVAEQIRGTFLKGVKAGADLYSLEESLFKKDYQAWRKYEMRKRNKLTPDSLIQIQVNMYLSDSGKMKMDALKYPDPLKPE
- a CDS encoding spore germination protein encodes the protein MTLEEELRAKFAHCADVVFMRTVTSEDQPVLMLYCEGLADVRHLQDTALPQLERFLAEGDLRSLPLTPLFTNPELWIERLFAGDLLIFIGDTPPFAWDIANRPERSTEEANTEISIKGPRDGFVEDLSTNVALIRKRMRTITLAYEPFILGTRSRTRVGMLYITDGVSVDLVEMMRERLHKCASKKIVNSAILEKMLSDNTRSLFPLVDYTGRPDFAIYMLLQGKVIVLVDGSPLGIVAPVTLLELIKSPEDDQYPVTYVWLERMLRLGGFWIAIFLPGFWIALTAYNVEQFPFQLLATVTQGRKGLPFSAPMELFIILFIFEFLREAGARLPKNVGQTLALVGALIIGDASIRAGLTSPSMLFIGSLTVVASFTLVNQALSGAVTVARFAVFFLSATIGMYGFVLAMIAIVYYLSTLTSFGRSYILMGSSNSVSTLFIVMFKSMTSFLRTRLAKGGDNK
- a CDS encoding GerAB/ArcD/ProY family transporter, whose protein sequence is MKVDGKIGIGQAIMVMMLTIGITNHVTVIPLLLSKAGRDAWLSVLLAGIPFSLWVYLLFVINRRIKQQALSEWLQQRTGNIVSHLLLAPIMICLYLMALTNLIDTQTWTTVNYLPRTPEWVTAFALMGLCVLAAIGGMTSIGITAGILLPIVVLLGFFVAFGNIPKKDYSLLLPLFQNGIRPLLLGMLYVGGGITELFLLLLLQHHVRKPLRLVHYFVMLGITLLLTLSPLTGAIAEFGPVESARQRFPAFEQWRLLTIGKDIENMEFFSIFQWLSGAFIRITICLLLLGELLTIRTRKQRKYTILFLGGSMIAFTSLPYSDMQFVSFLTHVYYPLYFVIMIIVSLALILISLRKPSKQEGIGHDP